In Daphnia magna isolate NIES linkage group LG6, ASM2063170v1.1, whole genome shotgun sequence, the following are encoded in one genomic region:
- the LOC123473790 gene encoding uncharacterized protein LOC123473790 yields the protein MAAPPSNAAKSPAAKKRTMKSQFNSQTFKMLSNNSAANGDAAESDDSIQQSLSSNSSYKKRNVHDDEDYDFFLDSDKDSQHRKEARKQMEYEVFLISVLKYLSFVR from the exons ATGGCAGCTCCTCCATCAAATGCAGCTAAATCGCCAGCCgcgaaaaaaagaacaatgaaGTCCCAATTCAATTCACAGACGTTCAAAATGCTGAGTAACAACAGTGCTGCTAATGGAGATGCCGCCGAAAGTGACGACAGCATCCAGCAGTCATTAAGCAGCAACAGCTCTTATAAGAAGAGAAACGTACATGATGATGAG GATTATGATTTCTTCCTCGATTCCGATAAGGATTCTCAACACCGAAAAGAAGCTAGGAAACAAATGGAATACGAG GTTTTCTTGATCTCCGTGCTCAAATATTTGTCATTTGTGAGATGA
- the LOC123473718 gene encoding uncharacterized protein LOC123473718, with the protein MSSQEDYSDFEHEPENGEKLDDECCERYAAVIWSSPKFVENDYNCVDIRKISKDMLLNGELHGPIVVKVNINVGCLQAVTTETYIGRVFATGDDKKILKSLLEAEIRRMKTQDKANTEMY; encoded by the exons ATGTCCTCGCAAGAAGATTATTCTGATTTTGAACATGAACCAGAAAATGGGGAAAAGTTAGATGACGAGTGCTGTGAACGTTATGCAGCTGTCATCTGGAGTTCTCCCAAGTTCGTTGAGAACGACTATAACTGTGTTGACATTAGGAAAATTTCGAAAGACATGCTGTTGAATGGAGAGCTCCACGGCCCAAttgttgtaaaagtaaacatCAATGTTGGCTGTTTACAAGCAGTGACTACAGAAACATACATTGGAAGAGTATTTGCTACTGGAG ATGATAAAAAAATCCTGAAATCCCTTCTTGAGGCAGAAATTAGAAGGATGAAAACACAAGACAAGGCTAACACTGAAATGTATTAG